The uncultured Dysgonomonas sp. genome contains the following window.
CGAAGCCGTGAAGGATACCGAAATAATCAGTATAATTGCAAGAATGGCTGAAGTAATAGTTCTCATCCGTAATATATTTATGATTCATTAAGACCGAAGGCCTATTTAATTTATAATCAGACTATAGCCTATAAAAAGGTAACAAAGGTAACAACTTTTTACCGTTTCCATATACTGTTACTAACTCGCTTGAAACGCACCTGTTATCTGCCGTATATAGATAAAACAATACAAAAAAGGGTGCAAATATCTTTGTTGCCGGTTTGTATACCTCATTTATTATCTTTCTCAAACTCCTGTACTTCCCTTATAGAAAGTTCCATTTTCTTTATATTATTCCAATAAACTATTTTATATATTGCTATAGCCAAGACCAGTCCTATCAATACTGAAATAATCAGTATCGTAAGATGTTTGTAAAAATAATCCGTATCATCAAGTAATTCGAAATAGCCAAACAGTATAAAGAAAAATATTATCCAAACTAAACCAACTACAAATTCTTTTAGTATAGCCTTCCTATACCAATAGAAATGTCCCGAGATTTCTGTGATGCTCATTTCGGACAAACTAATCCCTCTCAACTTTTTGAACTTATAAACCTGCCACGCCAAGAATATGACCACACTAAATAAATAAAATACAATAACAGGTGTGTGGCGAAGCGAAAGTGCAAATATCATAGGAATGCATAAAACAAGCAGTATTATGCCTATCCTTTCATATCTAATAAGGCTATTGAATGCGCTCCGGCCTTCATTAGAAATCATCTTTTGTATTTTTTCATTATCTATGGTAGGCTTTATCTCGGTCTCCTGCCACTTTTTCTTTATATTATCCAAATCCATAATGATTCGTTTTAGTCGTTCGACATATCTCTCAGCTTGTCTTTGATGCGGCTTATTTTTGTAGCCACATTGGTTACTGTCAGCCCTGTTATCTCGGCAATTTCTTTATAAGATTTATCATCGAGATAAAGTAAGACTAATGCCCGTTCTATTTTCCCCAGACGATTTATAAGCTTATATAATTCCTGTATTTCCTCATTATTATCCACCACATCGGGTATATCCATCGATATATCCACATAACTGATATCCTTTTTACTCCTACGGTAAAAAGAAACACATGTATTCAGGGCAATCCTGTATATCCACGTAGAATATTTACTATCGCCCCTGAAAGACGGAAAGGCTTTCCATAAATTGAGGACCACTTCCTGATATAAATCTCCCAACGGATGCTCCATATCGGTATAGAAAGAGGTGACTTTGTAAATGATACCTTCATTCTGCCGTATCATTTCCAAAAACTGCACATCTACATTTGCCGTTTGTTTCATCTATCAGAGATTCATTTCTATTTATATGTCGTCATTTAGTCCGTATTGTCACAAAATAATATATATTTTTCTTATTTCAGTCTACATTTCATATATATTGTATGGCTTTACAGTTAACAGAAAGCAGCAATCAGTTAACAATCAACAACTTGAATCTCGAATCTTGTCTACTCGTACCTTTCTTCAAAAGGTAACAAACGTAACAGTTTTTTTAGCCTTCGGGTCCTTTGTGATTCCCGTCGTATACTTAGTGGTTAAATCTCTTTACCACAAGGCGCACAAAGATTTACACAAAGAAGACTTTTTTCAGTAAACAGTAAACCAACTTGTAACTCATAACTGCCCGTAGGGCAAAGTAACTTGTAACTGTTAAAAGGTATCTCATATAACTTTCAACTTACTACTCATTACTTATTACTTTTCCCTTCCTCAATCCGTTCTCGATGTATATCCCGGCGGCAGAAACGGATAGGGATTCGGCTTGGGCTTTTCTACCGGGGCGACAACCGGCTGCCCCTGCAATCTATCCTGTTCATTTTCTAATTCTTCATTTTTTACTTTTAGTTTTTCGCCTTTAGCTTTACTTTCTTCCTCTAGTTTCCTGTCCACAGCTGCCACTACCTCCGGATTGAGCGAACCTCCCGAATGGAAGCCGTTCTCCTGCAAGATCATCAATTGACGCCTGGTTTCCTCGTCCTGCACTTCGATGACCAGCGGCCGACGTTCCGATGCTAGTAACCGGTCTTTGTCTTTTTTCCTTTCTTCACAGTCGAGGACATACTTTATGGCGCGGATGCTCGGCGGACAGAATTTCTTTTCCACTACACGACATTTCTCTACATCTTCCACCGGATTGTTCTTGTCAGGGACATAAGTGATCTTCTCTTTCTTCTGCACATAGCCTTCCAAGAGCTGCTTCAGACCTATCCGTGCCGAGGCTATCATCACATCTTCGCGGTGGTCGATAGCTTCTTCCACTGCTTCGCCAAACTCCGGCTTTGTCTTTTTCCATTCGTAAAATGTTTTACGGCTGATCTTAAATGATTTGCAGATTTCAGAGATACTGCACAAATCCTGTTCTATCATCCGGATAATTTCCGAAGCCGTCTTTTCTTTATACTTCATAAGGCTTAAATATTAATGTTAATAATTAGTTTCTTATATAGATAAAGATGTTTTGTTTTGATAAATTTGAGGATAAATGGTGAATACAAAAAGAATTATTTTCCGCTGTCATCCTGAGCGAAACGAAGGATCTCTTATCTTACAAGAGATGTTTCCTCTGTTCAACATGACAAAGAGGGTATAAATTTCAGAACTTAACAACCCTGCCCCAAGAATGAAGTTACATCCAAGTAATATCTAAACCTATGAAAGCCATAAATAAAGTGGTACTTATTTCTTTAAAGCCGCATTATTAACTGACATTTTACTATCTTTGTATCAAATCTCAATCAAACAATGCAGTGAAAAAAATTATATATATGCTTCTTATAGGCATTGCCCTTTCTGCGTGTAACTCAACAAAAAATATGACGACTAAAGAAAAAACATTAACCAACAGCTATGGTATCAGCACCCCATTCAGAGTACTCCAGACAGACAACATCGATGATTCTCTTTTTTTGAGAAAAAAAAGTATTGATATAGACATAAAAAATATTGCATCCGACAAAGACTGGCAACATTTTATACAACGGCTAAAACTCACTTTGGCTGTCGAATCAGGTGTGGGAATTGCCGCCCCTCAAGTCGGAGTAGGCCGGAATTTATTTTTATTCACACGAATAGACCGCCCGGATAAAGCTATTCAGGTGGCTATCAATCCGCGCATCGTAAATCACTCCGACGAAACCATCTGCTTTGAAGGTGACGGATGCCTTTCCGTTCCCGATTTGTCGGGAAGCACCAAACGTTATGCATGGATAGATGTAGAGTATTACAACGAAAAAGGAGAACTGATAAAAGAAAGATTGTCGGGACAGTCGCGAGGCAGTGATTTCACAGGAGTTATCTTTCAACATGAATTCGACCACCTGCAAGGTATCTTATTTATTGACAGGTTATTTGATGGAGCCTCAAGTCTTCAGAGAAGCAGGTAAATACAAACAGCCGGATACATAATCCAAGTTCTCACAATCTATCCGAGAAAATCTACAGTTTACTATTGCAGCCTTAATGAATGAGATAAAATACTTTCTTTCATTAAAAGCCAAACTTAATGAGTAATTTTAGAGCCTGTTTAAATTTTATTCGTTTAAATTTTCAGAACTATTTTTGAGATAGTTTTTTCTTCCTCGAAGTGATAATAGCAGGCTATTTGAACTGAGAGAATGGAATAAAGAACCAAAAATAGACTAAAAATGAACGAAAAAGAATCTATAATAAAATATTTTGGTAAAATTTAAACAGGCTCTTAATCCTTATATCACCGAAAATTGTATTTTTGTGAGAATAAACAATCCTATCAATTATTATTGATGCTAAAACTTTTACTGATATGAATGCTATAGACTGGTCAAATTTGTCTTTCGGATACATGAAGACAGACTACAATGTAAGAAGTTATTACAAAGATGGTAAATGGAGCACACCTGCCGAGACAACATCCGAATCCATTGACATTCATATGGCCGCAACCTGCCTCCATTACGGACAAGAAGCATTTGAAGGATTAAAAGCATTCAGGGGTAAAGATGGTAAAATCCGCATATTCAGAATGCGCGACAATGCTTTGCGTATGCAATCTTCGTGTCATGGCATTATGATGGCCGAACTGCCTGTGGAAGTATTCGAAGAAACTGTACTGAAAGCTGTAAAACTAAACGAACGCTTCATACCCCCATACGGTAGCGGAGCTTCATTATATATACGCCCGTTATTGCTGGGCATGGGTGCACAAGTAGGAGTAAAACCGGCTAACGAATACCTGTTCCTTGTATTCGTTACACCTGTAGGACCTTACTTCAAGGAAGGATTTAAACCTACTCCTGTAGCCATTCTTCGCGGATTTGACCGTGCTGCGCCGCTGGGCACAGGTACCATAAAAATAGGAGGAAACTACGCAGCCAGCCTAGTAGCCGGAAACAAAGCTCACGAAATGGGTTATTCGGCTGTATTATATCTGGACGCTAAAGAAAAGAAATACCTGGACGAGTGCGGCCCTGCCAATTTCTTTGGAATTAAGAATAATACATACATCACCCCTCTTTCTTCATCCATATTGCCATCCATCACCAATAAAAGCCTGATGCAACTGGCAGAAGACATGGGGATGAAAGTGGAGCGCAGACAAGTGG
Protein-coding sequences here:
- a CDS encoding sigma-70 family RNA polymerase sigma factor, whose translation is MKQTANVDVQFLEMIRQNEGIIYKVTSFYTDMEHPLGDLYQEVVLNLWKAFPSFRGDSKYSTWIYRIALNTCVSFYRRSKKDISYVDISMDIPDVVDNNEEIQELYKLINRLGKIERALVLLYLDDKSYKEIAEITGLTVTNVATKISRIKDKLRDMSND
- a CDS encoding phBC6A51 family helix-turn-helix protein; this encodes MKYKEKTASEIIRMIEQDLCSISEICKSFKISRKTFYEWKKTKPEFGEAVEEAIDHREDVMIASARIGLKQLLEGYVQKKEKITYVPDKNNPVEDVEKCRVVEKKFCPPSIRAIKYVLDCEERKKDKDRLLASERRPLVIEVQDEETRRQLMILQENGFHSGGSLNPEVVAAVDRKLEEESKAKGEKLKVKNEELENEQDRLQGQPVVAPVEKPKPNPYPFLPPGYTSRTD
- the def gene encoding peptide deformylase is translated as MTTKEKTLTNSYGISTPFRVLQTDNIDDSLFLRKKSIDIDIKNIASDKDWQHFIQRLKLTLAVESGVGIAAPQVGVGRNLFLFTRIDRPDKAIQVAINPRIVNHSDETICFEGDGCLSVPDLSGSTKRYAWIDVEYYNEKGELIKERLSGQSRGSDFTGVIFQHEFDHLQGILFIDRLFDGASSLQRSR
- a CDS encoding branched-chain amino acid aminotransferase — protein: MNAIDWSNLSFGYMKTDYNVRSYYKDGKWSTPAETTSESIDIHMAATCLHYGQEAFEGLKAFRGKDGKIRIFRMRDNALRMQSSCHGIMMAELPVEVFEETVLKAVKLNERFIPPYGSGASLYIRPLLLGMGAQVGVKPANEYLFLVFVTPVGPYFKEGFKPTPVAILRGFDRAAPLGTGTIKIGGNYAASLVAGNKAHEMGYSAVLYLDAKEKKYLDECGPANFFGIKNNTYITPLSSSILPSITNKSLMQLAEDMGMKVERRQVAEEELATFEEAGQVGTAAVISPILRVDDIDENKSYAISKDGNAGPVSTKLYNKLRGIQLGDEPDTHGWVTVLE